Proteins from a genomic interval of Bacillaceae bacterium S4-13-56:
- a CDS encoding molybdopterin-dependent oxidoreductase, translating to MNSKEMNRRGFLKALGSLGAVVLVGPAFVGPVKQVINGVWIDEAHGVGSATQDYTADNVIFTTCQQCNTFCTIKTYIVSGNENGAYSSIVRKIAGNQYSPMNMVPYGQINYNTPIQDAVKGTGDVKKMGRGFRGGRTCLKGQAGIQTAYDAYRIKKPMKRVGERGSGVWKTISWEEAYKEILEGSPDLKTPGLKDIWAYVPQGKVMEDWDKVKNGSMSQEDFDQKYKDSLINTKHPDLGPKSNQIVFMAGNRRDLIERLTGQSLGTINNFDHGGVCGISSAMGNVRSFAGSQPKKRMIPDMENAEFVMIWGTNPLVSSKGPTTLGPQITNAIQRGMKMAVIDPRFSKTAEKADMWVPIKPGADAALALAMSRWIIENQRFDEVYLTNPNKAAANQDGEPTWSDATYLVNVSHPKRPLLRAKDIGIGEDEFVVLENGKPATHNKARQGDLEVDTTIQGMKVKSVFQMFKERAFEKTLKEYAEITELAQDQIVQLAKEFTSHGKKASIMSYRGPAKHGNGYYATRAINMLNHLIGNHDWKGGDTFSGRSYKQLEGQYDLNAVPNGNKAWGIPVTRHKTVYEKTSLFAKDGYPAKRPWFPFGNKLVQDVLPSAAEGYPYKISALFINRFSPIMSNPRSIMQQKFLADPKVVPLVVSSDIAMGESTKFADIVLPDLSYLESWNFENIFPILKTKFASLYQPVTRVVPDARPTDQVYIDLFKEMGLPGVGKDAFPDGSSLDRPEDYYLKRVANIAFDGKPVPDANPEELKAFENARKLALGKFFDKKVLENAVKPEEWKKIVYVLNRGGRFEGAGDEYEGAYLKYRWDAQACFYDEKAAGFKNSFTGEFFDGLPLHEEIKQFDGTEVKKNRGLQFVNWKSRNMGTHRTESNAWLREIRSDNYIWMNPIDAHKRGLSSGDEVRITSDEAEATGIVYVTQGIKPGIVGSAYNFGHFAYGSSREKIDGKVQEPPKGYGHTPFKFNRPIHEESGFAPKRGNGFSVNHLLVKDESYFEGYIVDLLGGSPGQLDLYVDIKKV from the coding sequence ATGAATAGTAAAGAAATGAACCGAAGAGGTTTTCTTAAGGCTTTAGGAAGTCTTGGAGCGGTTGTACTTGTGGGCCCTGCTTTTGTTGGTCCGGTGAAACAGGTCATCAATGGGGTGTGGATTGATGAAGCACATGGAGTTGGCTCTGCCACTCAGGACTATACAGCGGACAATGTCATTTTTACGACCTGCCAGCAATGTAACACTTTTTGCACCATTAAAACCTATATCGTATCTGGGAATGAAAATGGAGCCTATTCCTCTATCGTTAGAAAAATTGCTGGGAATCAGTACAGCCCTATGAATATGGTGCCTTATGGGCAAATCAACTACAACACTCCAATCCAGGATGCAGTGAAAGGGACTGGGGATGTGAAAAAAATGGGGCGTGGATTCCGTGGAGGTCGCACGTGTCTGAAGGGACAGGCCGGAATTCAAACAGCCTATGATGCTTATCGCATTAAAAAACCTATGAAACGTGTAGGAGAACGAGGTAGTGGGGTTTGGAAAACCATCAGCTGGGAGGAAGCTTATAAAGAAATTTTGGAAGGTAGCCCTGATTTAAAAACTCCGGGACTTAAGGACATTTGGGCATACGTTCCTCAAGGAAAAGTCATGGAGGATTGGGATAAAGTCAAAAATGGCAGCATGAGTCAGGAGGATTTCGATCAGAAATATAAGGATTCGTTAATAAATACGAAGCACCCTGATCTTGGTCCAAAATCTAATCAAATTGTCTTTATGGCAGGTAATCGAAGAGATTTAATTGAGAGACTTACAGGTCAATCCTTAGGAACCATTAATAATTTTGATCATGGAGGTGTCTGTGGAATAAGTAGTGCTATGGGGAATGTTCGCTCATTTGCTGGATCTCAACCGAAAAAGCGAATGATTCCCGATATGGAAAATGCGGAATTTGTAATGATATGGGGGACCAATCCGCTTGTTTCTAGCAAAGGTCCAACTACACTTGGCCCACAAATTACGAATGCTATTCAACGAGGAATGAAGATGGCTGTCATTGACCCACGCTTTAGCAAGACAGCGGAGAAAGCGGATATGTGGGTACCGATAAAGCCTGGGGCAGATGCTGCCCTTGCGCTCGCAATGTCTCGGTGGATCATAGAAAATCAGCGGTTTGATGAAGTGTATTTGACCAACCCCAATAAAGCTGCGGCTAATCAAGACGGTGAACCAACTTGGAGTGACGCCACATATTTAGTGAATGTCAGTCACCCGAAGCGTCCACTTTTACGCGCGAAGGACATTGGAATTGGGGAAGATGAATTTGTTGTCTTAGAGAATGGGAAACCAGCAACACATAATAAAGCCCGACAAGGTGATTTAGAGGTAGATACAACGATTCAAGGAATGAAGGTGAAATCCGTTTTTCAAATGTTCAAGGAGCGGGCTTTTGAAAAAACGTTAAAGGAATATGCTGAAATAACAGAACTAGCTCAAGATCAAATTGTGCAGCTTGCCAAGGAATTTACTTCTCATGGGAAAAAGGCTTCCATCATGTCCTATCGCGGTCCTGCTAAGCACGGGAATGGATATTATGCCACAAGGGCAATTAATATGTTGAACCATTTAATCGGAAATCATGACTGGAAGGGTGGAGATACTTTTTCGGGTAGAAGCTATAAGCAATTAGAAGGTCAGTATGATTTAAATGCTGTACCTAATGGAAACAAAGCTTGGGGAATTCCAGTGACCAGACATAAGACGGTTTATGAAAAAACGTCCTTGTTTGCAAAAGATGGCTATCCCGCCAAACGTCCTTGGTTTCCGTTTGGAAATAAATTAGTTCAAGATGTGTTGCCGAGTGCTGCGGAAGGATATCCTTATAAAATTAGTGCGCTTTTCATTAACCGGTTTTCACCAATCATGTCGAACCCAAGATCCATTATGCAACAGAAGTTTTTAGCAGATCCAAAAGTTGTTCCACTTGTTGTATCATCAGATATTGCGATGGGTGAATCAACAAAATTTGCAGATATCGTACTTCCAGACCTTTCTTATCTAGAGAGCTGGAACTTTGAAAATATTTTTCCAATCCTAAAAACGAAATTCGCCAGTCTTTATCAACCTGTGACACGAGTGGTGCCGGATGCTCGTCCGACTGATCAAGTATATATCGACTTGTTTAAAGAAATGGGATTGCCAGGGGTAGGGAAGGACGCATTCCCTGATGGATCTTCTTTGGATCGTCCAGAAGATTACTATCTCAAGCGAGTTGCTAATATTGCCTTTGATGGCAAGCCTGTTCCTGATGCTAACCCTGAAGAGCTTAAAGCATTTGAAAACGCAAGAAAGCTAGCTCTTGGTAAATTTTTTGACAAAAAAGTATTAGAAAATGCGGTAAAGCCTGAAGAATGGAAGAAAATTGTTTATGTACTAAATCGCGGTGGACGATTTGAAGGTGCTGGCGATGAATATGAAGGAGCGTATTTAAAATATCGTTGGGATGCTCAAGCTTGTTTTTATGATGAGAAGGCAGCTGGTTTTAAGAACTCATTTACTGGTGAATTTTTTGATGGATTGCCACTTCATGAGGAGATTAAGCAATTCGATGGAACAGAGGTAAAGAAGAACCGAGGATTGCAATTTGTGAATTGGAAATCTCGTAATATGGGAACTCATCGTACGGAAAGTAATGCATGGCTTCGTGAGATCCGTAGTGATAATTACATTTGGATGAATCCTATTGATGCACATAAGAGAGGTTTGTCTTCAGGTGATGAGGTTAGAATTACTTCAGATGAGGCGGAAGCAACTGGTATTGTGTATGTTACTCAAGGAATTAAACCTGGGATAGTGGGGTCTGCTTATAACTTTGGACATTTTGCCTACGGATCCTCTCGGGAAAAAATTGATGGGAAAGTACAGGAACCGCCGAAAGGATATGGACATACTCCATTTAAATTTAATCGACCGATTCATGAGGAATCTGGATTTGCACCAAAACGTGGAAATGGTTTCTCTGTGAACCATTTACTAGTTAAGGATGAAAGTTATTTTGAAGGATATATAGTAGATCTTCTTGGTGGTTCACCAGGTCAATTGGATTTGTATGTAGATATTAAAAAAGTATAA
- a CDS encoding ABC transporter substrate-binding protein produces MRKGLWIFIASFFIGATILIVVLTIDSPEQKDKVYQIGVLMTGNSRLEKFRGLEQGLYELGYEKGTFQFDVYNSQDNLKELETLAKEAVQNNPDILVALGAIEALTIKDTMEKQGVSIPVVFAGIAAPKELGLIDDYRNPGGMFTGVDNNHLNLSAKRLELLLNLVPSIERVIVLYDRELDVSVMSLERVKEAAKELDIPIVAFQTIGEPELFENLDHIVKSTDGLMVLPSFHIEALSKEISEFAMEHSLPTMGIFEENIQYGFLAGYGVPFFEQGFQSARLVSLILQGADPSHISVELPDQVKFLINDYVRKQIGVSLDQETSLLADFLTTNESLLDESGERP; encoded by the coding sequence GTGAGGAAGGGATTATGGATTTTCATTGCTAGTTTTTTTATAGGTGCGACAATTTTAATTGTAGTTTTAACGATAGATTCTCCCGAGCAAAAAGATAAGGTTTACCAAATAGGAGTGCTTATGACTGGAAATAGCAGATTAGAAAAATTCCGTGGGTTGGAGCAGGGGCTATATGAACTTGGTTATGAAAAGGGTACATTTCAATTCGATGTATATAATAGCCAAGATAATTTGAAAGAATTAGAAACTTTAGCTAAAGAAGCTGTTCAAAATAATCCGGATATTTTGGTAGCATTAGGGGCGATTGAGGCTTTAACAATTAAAGATACCATGGAAAAACAGGGAGTCTCTATCCCTGTGGTTTTTGCGGGGATTGCGGCGCCTAAAGAGTTGGGACTAATTGATGACTATCGAAATCCTGGGGGTATGTTTACTGGAGTTGATAATAATCATTTGAATCTATCAGCTAAGAGATTGGAACTACTGCTTAATCTAGTCCCAAGTATCGAACGAGTCATTGTTCTATATGACCGCGAATTGGATGTTAGTGTCATGAGTTTAGAACGGGTGAAAGAGGCAGCAAAGGAATTGGACATCCCAATTGTCGCATTCCAAACGATTGGAGAACCTGAACTATTTGAAAATCTTGATCATATCGTCAAATCAACAGATGGATTGATGGTATTACCAAGTTTCCATATTGAAGCTTTATCTAAGGAAATTTCGGAGTTTGCAATGGAACACTCACTTCCAACGATGGGGATTTTTGAAGAAAATATACAGTACGGATTTTTGGCGGGATATGGAGTTCCTTTTTTTGAACAGGGTTTTCAGTCAGCTCGACTTGTTAGTTTGATTTTACAAGGGGCAGACCCATCTCATATATCTGTGGAGTTACCAGATCAAGTAAAGTTTTTGATTAATGACTACGTCCGAAAACAAATTGGTGTCTCTTTAGATCAAGAAACATCTCTTTTGGCTGATTTTTTGACAACAAATGAATCCCTTCTTGATGAAAGTGGAGAAAGGCCATGA
- a CDS encoding ATP-binding protein has protein sequence MRNYINRLRIRNKVLLFGLIMSTLPLIFLSVFLFLEFMDDQEKSVKERQTIIIESIAKDVDQQIQQIIKHVQFLSTVDGLEDHRGLYYQTLHENQAIEEIVMFDHLGVVKDRVSRFDLNRVQNQDWMNTEQLDQLSHEKIFIDEVSFNSFGQPIMKLATSLPLKENNQFLGGIGVVIQLQKIIGEITSSRVKEEGILYLLDQKDKIIAHQDYSQLWKPSEENNEGDRVLGVQKKIDTLGWTLVMEQPYKEAYSSVYTLASKGTIIVLIVGFFISLLSIAAGLYFTRPIESLQKAIKSFQKNQWVEPVRLQRADEMGQLANAFNEMSAELYEKSQSLLMEKERLDVIVDGIGAGLALVRSDFTISWINPTLESWLDRFELNIPCYVLFSGEDQPCKDCPIMDPAQPIESNEIHKVIGKSGKKKIFRHRVYPLTQTVDSNEHYLIVMEDITEQQEMEEKLIQTDKLSALGLMASSFAHEVNNPLATINVYAEDLLDRLKEEKEELVQSGEMEKYLRIIKENTERCKNITRNLLNFSRKTEWTKNNIDVNEVVHNSIALIHYTFSRKNINLELMLTPNLPPLIGDGLKLMQVMVNMIQNAVDAMENGGDLLVSSTLERESIALVVKDTGCGMSEETIGKVFDPFYTTKPVGKGTGLGLSVCYGIIQQFGGEIHIESEIGKGTVVKIQLPILKGEEENNA, from the coding sequence ATGAGAAATTATATAAATCGACTACGAATTCGAAATAAGGTGTTGTTGTTTGGTTTAATTATGTCGACTCTCCCTCTCATATTTTTAAGCGTTTTTCTCTTCTTAGAGTTTATGGACGATCAGGAAAAAAGTGTGAAGGAAAGGCAGACTATTATCATTGAGAGTATTGCAAAAGATGTGGATCAACAAATACAACAGATAATCAAGCATGTTCAATTTTTATCTACTGTAGATGGTTTAGAGGATCATCGAGGCCTCTATTATCAAACCTTACATGAAAATCAAGCAATTGAGGAAATCGTTATGTTTGACCATTTGGGGGTCGTGAAGGATCGTGTATCACGTTTTGATTTGAATAGGGTGCAAAACCAGGATTGGATGAATACAGAACAGCTAGATCAGCTTTCTCATGAAAAGATATTTATTGATGAGGTGTCCTTTAACTCATTTGGTCAACCCATTATGAAACTAGCAACTTCACTTCCGCTGAAGGAAAATAACCAGTTCCTAGGTGGTATTGGTGTTGTTATTCAGCTGCAGAAAATTATAGGAGAAATTACTTCTTCAAGAGTCAAAGAGGAAGGAATTCTTTATTTATTAGATCAAAAAGATAAAATTATTGCTCATCAGGATTATTCTCAGCTTTGGAAGCCTAGTGAGGAGAATAATGAAGGGGACAGAGTTTTGGGGGTGCAAAAAAAGATCGATACTTTAGGTTGGACCCTTGTTATGGAACAGCCATATAAAGAGGCCTATTCCTCCGTGTATACTCTAGCTTCAAAAGGGACAATTATTGTATTAATAGTGGGCTTTTTCATTAGTTTGCTAAGTATTGCAGCTGGACTTTATTTTACAAGGCCTATTGAAAGTCTGCAAAAGGCTATTAAGAGCTTTCAGAAAAATCAATGGGTGGAGCCTGTCCGTCTTCAGCGAGCGGATGAAATGGGTCAGCTAGCTAATGCTTTTAATGAGATGAGTGCGGAGCTTTATGAAAAATCGCAGTCGCTGCTTATGGAAAAAGAGCGGCTGGACGTTATAGTCGATGGGATTGGAGCTGGCCTAGCATTAGTTCGTTCTGATTTTACCATTTCATGGATTAATCCAACATTAGAAAGCTGGTTAGATCGGTTCGAATTAAATATCCCTTGCTATGTGTTGTTTAGCGGAGAGGACCAGCCGTGTAAGGATTGCCCAATTATGGATCCTGCACAACCGATAGAGTCGAATGAAATCCATAAAGTAATTGGAAAAAGCGGGAAAAAGAAAATCTTTAGGCACCGTGTGTATCCTTTGACTCAAACGGTAGATTCTAATGAACATTATCTAATTGTCATGGAGGATATTACAGAACAACAAGAGATGGAGGAAAAGCTGATCCAGACCGATAAGTTAAGTGCCTTAGGATTAATGGCATCTAGCTTTGCCCATGAGGTAAACAACCCATTAGCGACCATTAATGTTTATGCTGAAGATCTACTTGACCGTTTAAAGGAAGAAAAAGAGGAGCTTGTTCAGTCAGGTGAAATGGAAAAGTATTTACGCATAATTAAAGAAAATACAGAGCGCTGTAAAAATATCACTAGAAATCTACTTAATTTCTCAAGAAAAACAGAATGGACAAAGAATAATATTGATGTGAACGAGGTGGTTCACAATAGTATTGCTTTAATCCATTATACGTTTTCTCGTAAAAATATAAACTTGGAATTAATGCTTACTCCAAATCTTCCTCCTCTCATAGGAGATGGATTAAAACTGATGCAGGTGATGGTAAATATGATTCAAAATGCAGTTGACGCCATGGAAAATGGAGGAGATCTTCTTGTTTCCTCAACCTTGGAAAGAGAATCAATAGCCTTGGTAGTAAAGGATACGGGTTGCGGGATGTCTGAAGAAACGATAGGAAAGGTATTTGATCCTTTTTATACAACCAAACCAGTAGGGAAAGGAACGGGACTTGGACTTTCTGTTTGTTATGGTATCATTCAGCAATTTGGAGGAGAAATTCACATTGAAAGTGAAATAGGAAAAGGTACTGTTGTGAAAATACAGTTACCCATCCTAAAAGGGGAGGAGGAAAACAATGCCTAA
- a CDS encoding 4Fe-4S dicluster domain-containing protein, producing MMGIFSKQSMSEKDWDQILDSNLPDARQELEQSPYDTQLGLNMARDARKVINGKLKIEDFHKVYSSSLLKEFGTEMASGEPKTSSFKTKGPKWAMVIDLKKCVGCDTCTVSCKAENRTPPGISYNVVMEKEIGEFPNLAKVNLPRPCMQCDKPPCVQVCPTRATYKMENGIVAIDNDRCIGCRYCIVACPYGARSFDFGESYEGEMEGYNDVTSPEYGVERGERKKGKTPQGTVRKCSFCFHRLERGEEPACVETCVGDARFFGDISDPNSVVSKLAASPRAFTLKSELGTMPSVIYLK from the coding sequence ATGATGGGTATTTTCTCGAAACAAAGCATGAGTGAAAAAGATTGGGACCAGATTTTGGATTCCAATTTACCTGATGCAAGACAGGAATTGGAACAATCTCCTTATGATACTCAGTTAGGTTTAAATATGGCTAGGGATGCTCGGAAAGTTATTAATGGAAAATTGAAAATTGAGGATTTTCACAAAGTCTATTCCAGTTCTCTTCTAAAAGAGTTTGGAACAGAAATGGCCTCAGGGGAGCCGAAAACGTCTTCTTTTAAAACGAAGGGCCCAAAGTGGGCGATGGTTATTGATTTGAAGAAATGTGTTGGTTGCGATACTTGCACGGTTTCTTGTAAGGCTGAAAATAGAACTCCTCCAGGAATTTCTTATAATGTAGTCATGGAGAAGGAAATTGGAGAATTTCCTAATCTAGCAAAAGTGAATTTACCTCGACCATGTATGCAATGTGATAAGCCGCCATGTGTTCAGGTTTGTCCAACACGAGCTACTTATAAAATGGAAAATGGTATTGTGGCTATTGATAATGATCGATGCATTGGCTGTCGATATTGTATAGTGGCTTGTCCTTATGGAGCACGTTCCTTTGATTTTGGAGAGAGTTATGAAGGAGAGATGGAGGGCTACAATGATGTAACAAGTCCGGAATATGGGGTAGAAAGAGGAGAACGGAAAAAAGGTAAAACACCACAAGGAACTGTTCGGAAGTGTAGTTTCTGTTTCCATCGTTTAGAACGTGGAGAAGAGCCAGCTTGTGTAGAAACTTGCGTAGGGGATGCTCGTTTCTTTGGAGATATAAGTGACCCGAATAGTGTGGTATCAAAGCTTGCCGCTAGCCCACGTGCTTTTACTCTGAAATCTGAACTAGGAACAATGCCTAGTGTCATTTACTTGAAATAG
- the tatA gene encoding twin-arginine translocase TatA/TatE family subunit — MLSNIGIPGLILILVLALIIFGPSKLPEMGRAVGQTLKEFKKSAQELTNDGNRNRSNDTIESIK, encoded by the coding sequence ATGTTATCAAATATTGGTATACCAGGTTTAATTCTTATTTTAGTGCTTGCGTTGATTATATTTGGTCCAAGTAAGTTACCGGAAATGGGAAGGGCGGTAGGGCAGACCTTAAAGGAATTTAAAAAATCGGCACAGGAGCTGACCAATGATGGTAATAGAAATCGCTCCAACGACACCATTGAATCTATTAAATAA
- the nrfD gene encoding NrfD/PsrC family molybdoenzyme membrane anchor subunit, with protein sequence MSQIAYESKTNVKTSSSRLFKIWIGALSIVFLIGLYFIVERMITGLAATNLSSITPWGAWIAFYIFFVGLSAGSFLLSTLIYVFGMEEFERVGRAALFTAIVCMIVALTFVLMDLGRPERFLNAIIHWNVTSMLAWEVHFYLVYIALLSVELYIAMREDLVKLAKGSSTWKGKFARLITFKNSTINEFTKKRDHLWMKILGTVGIPIAIFGVHGGTGTIFATVKARPAWNTGLFPIIFVVSAMVSGTALLLAMYVIKKKATKQPIDNEMVQSLAKLMVAFLFVDLGLQFYEYLVSWYGLEHEHLLTLETQMTSEFAWSFWGVQMFLGAVVPIFLVFWKKTKQSTTALLTAAVLVVIGIIGVRFNIVLPPLIIPVFEELPFGYYYPTFSEWMISLGVAAMGLLIYSIGDRLLPLEELEKTGGNSHE encoded by the coding sequence ATGTCGCAGATCGCCTATGAATCGAAAACAAATGTGAAGACTAGCTCTAGTCGGTTGTTCAAAATTTGGATAGGAGCGCTCTCCATTGTATTCTTAATTGGCTTATATTTTATAGTTGAACGGATGATTACAGGGCTTGCAGCAACTAATCTGTCATCCATTACCCCTTGGGGTGCTTGGATTGCCTTTTATATCTTTTTTGTGGGATTAAGTGCAGGCTCCTTTCTCCTTTCAACCTTAATATACGTATTTGGTATGGAGGAATTTGAAAGAGTTGGAAGGGCTGCGTTATTTACAGCTATTGTCTGTATGATTGTGGCTTTGACCTTTGTTTTGATGGACCTTGGTCGTCCTGAGAGATTTTTAAATGCTATTATTCACTGGAATGTAACGAGTATGCTAGCATGGGAGGTTCATTTTTATCTCGTATACATTGCCTTATTAAGTGTTGAACTGTATATAGCCATGAGAGAGGATCTCGTTAAGCTAGCCAAAGGTAGCAGCACATGGAAAGGAAAATTCGCAAGACTCATAACTTTTAAGAATAGTACAATCAATGAATTTACTAAAAAGAGAGACCACCTGTGGATGAAGATTCTTGGAACCGTCGGAATCCCTATAGCTATTTTTGGAGTGCATGGAGGTACTGGAACCATTTTTGCTACTGTAAAAGCACGTCCAGCATGGAATACAGGGCTCTTTCCAATCATATTCGTTGTTTCCGCGATGGTATCAGGTACTGCGCTTTTGCTAGCCATGTATGTGATTAAGAAAAAAGCAACAAAACAACCAATTGATAACGAAATGGTTCAATCGTTAGCCAAATTAATGGTTGCATTTTTATTTGTAGACTTGGGTCTACAATTCTATGAATATTTAGTGAGTTGGTATGGATTAGAACATGAACATTTACTGACTCTTGAAACTCAAATGACAAGCGAATTTGCTTGGTCTTTCTGGGGAGTGCAAATGTTTTTAGGGGCAGTTGTGCCGATCTTTCTCGTCTTCTGGAAAAAAACGAAACAATCAACTACTGCTCTTTTAACGGCTGCGGTCCTAGTAGTTATCGGTATTATTGGAGTTCGATTTAATATCGTTTTACCTCCACTAATCATCCCAGTGTTTGAAGAACTTCCTTTTGGATATTATTATCCGACGTTCAGTGAGTGGATGATTAGTTTAGGAGTCGCGGCGATGGGATTATTGATTTATTCTATTGGGGATCGATTGTTACCACTTGAGGAGCTTGAGAAAACAGGAGGAAATAGTCATGAATAG
- a CDS encoding sigma-54 dependent transcriptional regulator gives MPNRILVVDDERDLLELLVKRLNRKGFIAKGVESAEEAIPLLKKDVYDVGIFDIRMKGMDGLELLKIVKEIQPETEIIMLTGHGTIDTAIEAMKRGAYDYLTKPYNLSELEITIQKASEKKKLREKNAGLKQMLHKQDFQIIGTSKKIQQVIQLTYQIADRDVPVLIEGESGTGKELFAKALHYWGYRSKEQFVAVNSGALPETLLESELFGHEKGAFTGAQQQKKGLVEIADGGTLFLDEIGEMPLSVQVKLLRFLESGEFRRVGDVRLRQVNVRVVAATNRNMEEEVREGRFREDLYYRMNVIKLEIPPLRDRLEDIKPLVDHFLVKHQGKELSKEAESRLRSYPFPGNVRELFHILERGCLLSVGNQIKAKDLLLPGMDDTSLQKEDSQKQTHSLEELEKNHIRKVLHEVRWNKTKAAEILGISVRNLYRKIDTYHLKDKAVQKEKL, from the coding sequence ATGCCTAATCGTATTTTGGTCGTTGATGATGAAAGAGATTTACTAGAATTGTTGGTGAAGCGCTTAAATCGGAAAGGTTTTATTGCTAAAGGGGTTGAATCTGCTGAGGAAGCCATCCCGTTGTTAAAGAAAGACGTTTATGATGTTGGAATTTTCGATATACGAATGAAGGGAATGGACGGATTAGAACTACTTAAAATCGTAAAAGAAATCCAACCAGAAACTGAGATCATCATGCTGACTGGACATGGTACGATTGACACAGCCATTGAAGCTATGAAACGGGGAGCCTACGATTATTTAACGAAACCATATAATCTATCAGAACTTGAAATTACAATTCAAAAAGCTTCTGAGAAAAAGAAATTAAGAGAAAAAAATGCCGGTTTAAAACAGATGCTTCATAAACAAGATTTTCAAATTATAGGTACTAGTAAAAAAATCCAACAGGTTATTCAATTAACTTATCAAATTGCTGACCGTGATGTCCCTGTCCTTATAGAAGGGGAGAGTGGCACGGGTAAAGAATTATTTGCAAAAGCTCTCCATTATTGGGGCTATCGGAGTAAGGAACAGTTTGTTGCCGTGAATTCAGGGGCCTTGCCAGAAACACTTTTGGAAAGTGAACTTTTTGGTCATGAAAAGGGAGCTTTTACTGGGGCGCAACAACAGAAAAAAGGATTAGTGGAAATCGCCGATGGAGGTACTCTTTTTCTTGACGAAATTGGAGAAATGCCTTTGTCTGTCCAGGTGAAACTGCTAAGGTTTTTAGAATCTGGTGAATTTCGAAGAGTTGGGGATGTTAGGCTGCGACAGGTGAATGTTCGTGTGGTTGCCGCAACCAATCGAAATATGGAGGAAGAGGTTCGTGAAGGTAGGTTTCGAGAAGATCTATATTACCGTATGAATGTAATTAAGCTTGAAATTCCTCCTTTACGGGATAGGTTAGAGGATATAAAACCTTTAGTAGACCATTTTTTAGTAAAACACCAAGGGAAAGAGCTCTCTAAAGAGGCCGAAAGCAGATTGCGATCCTATCCATTCCCGGGAAACGTAAGAGAATTGTTTCATATTTTGGAACGGGGATGCTTACTATCGGTGGGGAATCAAATCAAAGCGAAGGACCTATTGCTACCTGGTATGGACGATACTTCTTTGCAAAAGGAAGACTCTCAAAAACAAACTCACTCTTTAGAAGAACTAGAGAAGAACCATATTCGTAAAGTGCTCCATGAAGTGCGTTGGAACAAAACAAAGGCAGCAGAGATTCTTGGCATCAGTGTTCGGAATCTCTATCGCAAAATTGATACGTATCATTTGAAGGATAAAGCTGTGCAAAAGGAAAAACTATGA